In one window of Escherichia coli DSM 30083 = JCM 1649 = ATCC 11775 DNA:
- the msrC gene encoding L-methionine (R)-S-oxide reductase, with protein MNKAEFYADLNRDFNALMVGETSFLATLANTSALLYERLTDVNWAGFYLLEDDTLVLGPFQGKIACVRIPVGRGVCGTAVARNQVQRIEDVHAFDGHIACDAASNSEIVLPLVVKNQIIGVLDIDSTVFGRFTDEDEQGLRQLVAQLEKVLATTDYKKFFASVAG; from the coding sequence ATGAACAAAGCAGAATTTTACGCGGATTTAAATCGCGACTTTAACGCGCTGATGGTGGGAGAAACTAGTTTTCTGGCAACGCTTGCGAACACCAGTGCGTTGTTATATGAGCGTCTCACTGACGTAAACTGGGCAGGTTTTTATTTGCTTGAGGACGATACACTGGTGCTCGGACCATTTCAGGGCAAAATTGCCTGTGTCCGGATACCCGTTGGGCGCGGCGTATGCGGCACTGCGGTTGCCCGCAATCAAGTGCAGCGTATCGAGGATGTTCACGCGTTTGACGGGCATATTGCCTGTGATGCGGCGAGTAATTCTGAAATTGTTCTGCCACTGGTGGTGAAAAATCAGATTATTGGTGTTCTCGACATCGATAGTACCGTCTTCGGTCGCTTTACAGACGAGGACGAGCAAGGCTTACGTCAGCTTGTGGCACAGCTTGAAAAAGTGCTTGCAACGACGGATTACAAAAAATTCTTTGCGAGCGTCGCAGGATAA
- the proQ gene encoding RNA chaperone ProQ: protein MENQPKLNSSKEVIAFLAERFPHCFSAEGEARPLKIGIFQDLVDRVAGEMNLSKTQLRSALRLYTSSWRYLYGVKPGATRVDLDGNPCGELDEQHVEHARKQLEEAKARVQAQRAEQQAKKREAAAAAGEKEDAPRRERKPRPTTPRRKEGAERKPRSQKPVEKAPKTVKAPREEQHTPVSDISALTVGQALKVKAGQNAMDATVLEITKDGVRVQLNSGMSLIVRAEHLVF, encoded by the coding sequence ATGGAAAATCAACCTAAGTTGAATAGCAGTAAAGAAGTAATCGCGTTTCTGGCCGAACGTTTTCCCCACTGTTTCAGTGCGGAAGGTGAAGCGCGTCCGCTGAAAATCGGTATTTTTCAGGATTTGGTCGATCGTGTTGCCGGGGAAATGAACCTGAGCAAAACGCAATTGCGATCCGCTTTACGTCTCTACACTTCGAGCTGGCGTTATCTTTACGGTGTTAAACCCGGCGCAACACGTGTCGATCTTGACGGCAACCCATGCGGTGAGCTGGACGAGCAACATGTCGAGCATGCTCGCAAGCAGCTTGAAGAAGCGAAAGCGCGTGTTCAGGCACAGCGTGCTGAACAGCAAGCGAAAAAACGCGAAGCTGCCGCAGCTGCTGGTGAGAAAGAAGACGCACCGCGCCGCGAACGCAAGCCACGTCCGACCACGCCACGCCGCAAAGAAGGCGCTGAACGTAAACCTCGTTCGCAAAAGCCGGTAGAGAAAGCGCCAAAAACAGTAAAAGCACCTCGCGAAGAACAGCACACCCCGGTTTCTGACATTTCAGCTCTGACTGTCGGACAAGCCCTGAAGGTGAAAGCGGGTCAAAACGCGATGGATGCCACCGTATTAGAAATCACCAAAGACGGCGTCCGCGTCCAGCTGAATTCGGGTATGTCTTTGATTGTGCGCGCAGAACACCTGGTGTTCTGA
- the yebS gene encoding membrane integrity lipid transport subunit YebS has protein sequence MALNTPQITPTKKITVRAIGEELPRGDYQRCPQCDMLFSLPEINSHQSAYCPRCQAKIRDGRDWSLTRLAAMAFTMLLLMPFAWGEPLLHIWLLGIRIDANVMQGIWQMTKQGDAITGAMVFFCVIGAPLILVTSIAYLWFGNQLGMNLRPVLLMLERLKEWVMLDIYLVGIGVASIKVQDYAHIQAGVGLFSFVALVILTTVTLSHLNVEELWERFYPQRPATRRDEKLRVCLGCHFTGYPDQRGRCPRCHIPLRLRRRHSLQKCWAALLASIVLLLPANLLPISIIYLNGGRQEDTILSGIMSLASSNIAVAGIVFIASILVPFTKVIVMFTLLLSIHFKCQQGLRTRILLLRMVTWIGRWSMLDLFVISLTMSLINRDQILAFTMGPAAFYFGAAVILTILAVEWLDSRLLWDAHESGNARFDD, from the coding sequence ATGGCTCTTAACACACCACAAATTACGCCGACAAAGAAGATAACAGTGAGGGCTATCGGCGAGGAACTGCCGCGTGGTGATTACCAACGTTGCCCGCAATGTGACATGCTGTTTAGCCTGCCCGAGATAAATTCTCATCAAAGTGCCTATTGTCCGCGCTGTCAGGCAAAAATTCGTGACGGGCGCGACTGGTCGCTAACGCGCCTGGCGGCAATGGCCTTCACCATGCTGTTGCTTATGCCGTTTGCCTGGGGCGAACCGCTGTTGCATATCTGGCTGTTAGGCATTCGTATTGACGCCAACGTTATGCAAGGCATCTGGCAAATGACCAAACAGGGCGATGCGATAACGGGGGCGATGGTCTTTTTCTGCGTTATCGGTGCCCCCCTCATTCTGGTGACCTCCATAGCTTATTTATGGTTTGGTAACCAATTGGGAATGAATTTACGCCCGGTACTGCTGATGCTTGAGCGGCTGAAAGAGTGGGTGATGCTGGATATCTACCTGGTCGGCATTGGCGTTGCTTCTATAAAGGTACAGGATTATGCCCATATCCAGGCGGGTGTCGGCTTGTTCTCTTTTGTGGCGTTGGTGATTTTAACGACGGTGACGTTGTCACATCTTAATGTTGAAGAACTGTGGGAGCGATTTTATCCACAGCGCCCCGCTACCCGTAGGGACGAGAAACTCCGTGTCTGTCTTGGGTGCCATTTTACCGGCTATCCTGATCAGCGTGGTCGCTGCCCGCGTTGCCATATCCCGCTACGCCTGCGTCGCCGTCATAGTCTGCAAAAATGCTGGGCGGCGCTGTTAGCGTCAATCGTTTTGTTGTTACCTGCCAACCTGTTGCCTATCTCTATCATTTATCTGAATGGTGGTCGGCAGGAAGATACGATTCTTTCCGGAATTATGTCGCTGGCAAGTAGCAACATTGCAGTTGCGGGAATCGTGTTTATCGCCAGTATTCTGGTACCGTTTACTAAAGTGATTGTTATGTTCACTTTACTGTTGAGTATTCATTTTAAATGCCAGCAAGGTTTACGCACACGCATTCTGTTACTGCGGATGGTGACCTGGATTGGTCGCTGGTCGATGCTCGACCTGTTTGTCATATCTTTAACCATGTCGCTGATTAATCGCGATCAAATCCTCGCTTTTACTATGGGGCCGGCTGCGTTTTATTTCGGCGCAGCGGTAATTTTGACTATTCTTGCTGTGGAATGGCTGGACAGCCGCTTACTTTGGGATGCACATGAGTCAGGAAACGCCCGCTTCGACGACTGA